Proteins from one Lachnospiraceae bacterium KGMB03038 genomic window:
- a CDS encoding DUF91 domain-containing protein translates to MSEIKLFSVRDEVRQLNSSTAVLEKELQNLIEQNMEIFFGVRFLKSEYAITNGRMDSIGIDENNCPVIFEYKRSSNENVINQGLFYLDWLLDHKADFKLLVIEKLGMEAAEQIDWSIPCVICVANDFTKYDLHAVNQMQRNIKLVKYQKYDGDLMLFEHLNAPVVKSITETADRAEKKNCNEKTHLEKLETAQESICAIYESICDYIESLGDDIVPNQVKLYLAYKKVKNFVCIEIYSKEIHLFLKLNPDTVGLERGFTRDMRNIGHYGTGDLQITIKCAEDFEKAKPLIDRAYREA, encoded by the coding sequence ATGTCGGAGATTAAATTATTTTCCGTCCGGGATGAAGTCCGTCAATTGAATTCATCAACGGCGGTTTTAGAGAAGGAATTACAAAATCTCATCGAACAAAACATGGAGATATTTTTTGGCGTCCGCTTTTTAAAAAGCGAATATGCAATTACGAATGGTCGGATGGACAGTATTGGTATTGACGAGAATAATTGCCCGGTCATTTTTGAGTATAAACGCAGCAGTAATGAAAATGTAATAAATCAGGGGCTGTTCTATCTGGATTGGCTTCTGGATCATAAGGCGGATTTCAAATTACTGGTGATTGAAAAGCTGGGAATGGAAGCCGCGGAACAGATTGACTGGTCTATCCCCTGTGTGATTTGTGTGGCGAATGATTTTACCAAGTATGATCTGCATGCAGTCAATCAGATGCAGAGAAATATCAAGCTGGTAAAATATCAAAAATATGACGGAGATTTGATGCTGTTTGAGCATTTAAACGCTCCGGTAGTAAAGAGTATTACAGAAACGGCGGATAGAGCAGAAAAGAAAAATTGTAATGAAAAAACACATTTGGAGAAACTGGAAACAGCGCAGGAATCGATTTGCGCTATCTATGAATCTATCTGCGATTATATAGAATCTCTGGGAGATGATATTGTACCGAATCAAGTAAAGTTATATTTGGCGTACAAAAAAGTGAAAAATTTTGTCTGTATTGAGATATACAGCAAGGAAATTCATTTGTTTTTAAAGCTAAACCCAGATACGGTAGGATTAGAACGAGGATTTACCAGGGATATGCGAAATATTGGTCATTATGGAACCGGAGATTTACAGATAACGATCAAATGCGCGGAAGATTTTGAAAAGGCGAAACCACTGATCGACCGGGCATACCGGGAGGCATAA
- a CDS encoding DUF3781 domain-containing protein encodes MENELLENLGRLHTTELGVIRIKKNLSLNVENVIEWCKEKISLSNAEITRKGKNWYITIDNCIITVNAYSYTVITAHKVK; translated from the coding sequence ATGGAAAATGAATTACTGGAAAACTTAGGAAGACTTCACACAACTGAACTTGGCGTTATTAGAATTAAAAAGAACTTATCTTTGAATGTAGAAAATGTAATTGAATGGTGCAAAGAAAAAATTAGCCTTTCTAATGCGGAAATCACAAGAAAAGGAAAAAACTGGTATATAACGATTGATAATTGTATTATAACGGTAAATGCGTACAGTTATACCGTTATCACTGCTCACAAGGTAAAATGA
- a CDS encoding AraC family transcriptional regulator — MINFSIKELNAFAVIGQEVELTNYQKKNIQISTQFWRKFNSSLKKAYLSQSGNWVKYAFMERRNGKLYYFCSIPQRTITPEGFLYKEIPSYKYLVVEHIGAMDKIYETYGKIYQEIIPSTSYIPIKDIILHFEKYDYRFHWNSDNSVIEIWIPIQD; from the coding sequence ATGATAAATTTTTCTATAAAGGAATTAAACGCATTTGCAGTTATTGGGCAAGAAGTAGAACTGACTAATTATCAAAAAAAGAATATTCAGATTAGTACACAGTTTTGGAGAAAGTTTAACAGTAGTTTGAAAAAAGCGTATCTTTCACAATCGGGAAATTGGGTAAAATATGCTTTTATGGAAAGAAGAAATGGAAAACTTTATTATTTCTGTTCTATTCCCCAAAGAACCATTACCCCAGAGGGCTTTCTGTATAAAGAAATACCGTCTTATAAATATTTGGTTGTGGAGCATATTGGTGCTATGGATAAAATATATGAAACTTATGGCAAGATTTATCAAGAAATTATTCCTAGTACATCGTATATTCCTATAAAAGATATTATCCTACACTTTGAAAAATACGATTATCGTTTTCATTGGAATAGTGATAATTCAGTTATTGAAATTTGGATACCTATTCAAGATTAG
- a CDS encoding MBL fold metallo-hydrolase gives MRITSLVENTTKSELKTKHGLSLYIETKSHKILFDLGSDSTLFENAMKRNIDISKVDTVIISHGHFDHGGALKKFLDINSVANIYVQKEAFEPHYSKTLFLKIPVGIDSKLKSNRQIKLLNGNYKIDEELSLFTVSKTNKFYSPANNALYDKKGKDTFVHEQNLIISENKVVVIMGCGHSGVVNIMEEAEKYQPHFCIGGFHLFNPLTKKTVSKELLNSIAMELQKYKDIEFYTCHCTGEKAYHYLSQQMDNMNYMSCGDVIEI, from the coding sequence ATGAGAATAACTTCATTAGTTGAAAATACGACTAAGTCAGAACTTAAAACAAAACACGGACTTTCCTTATATATTGAAACGAAATCACATAAAATTCTATTTGATTTAGGTTCAGATAGCACATTATTTGAAAATGCTATGAAAAGAAATATAGATATTTCAAAAGTGGATACTGTTATTATTTCTCATGGGCATTTTGACCATGGAGGAGCATTGAAAAAATTTTTAGATATTAATTCTGTGGCAAATATCTATGTGCAAAAGGAAGCCTTTGAACCACATTACAGTAAAACCTTATTTCTTAAAATACCAGTTGGAATTGATAGTAAGCTTAAATCTAATAGGCAAATCAAACTATTGAATGGTAATTATAAAATTGATGAAGAATTATCGCTATTTACAGTAAGTAAAACAAATAAATTTTATTCTCCTGCCAATAATGCTCTTTATGATAAAAAGGGCAAAGATACTTTTGTACACGAACAAAACTTGATTATTTCAGAAAATAAAGTAGTAGTTATTATGGGGTGTGGGCATTCTGGTGTTGTAAATATCATGGAAGAAGCAGAGAAGTATCAACCACATTTTTGTATTGGTGGTTTTCATTTGTTCAACCCACTTACAAAGAAAACAGTATCAAAAGAATTGTTAAACAGTATTGCAATGGAATTACAAAAGTATAAAGATATTGAATTTTATACTTGTCATTGCACTGGTGAAAAGGCATATCATTATCTATCTCAACAAATGGATAATATGAATTATATGTCTTGCGGTGATGTTATTGAAATCTAA
- a CDS encoding HAD family phosphatase — MAALFFDIDGTLISELDGKIPESAKEAMRSARANGHKLFINTGRTFCSLPPAIKAFGFDGFLCGCGTYLVYEDQVLLEHPIPFERGKELIDAMESCSVEGFLEGTEDIYFSSRIYRFEQLESSRRYMAGLGLGRESWIEKKDFQYDKILAYMDEKSEKERFFQMISEDMEPIDRGGGMYECIQKKFSKATAIQFMKDYLGLDEECIYVVGDSSNDLSMFRYAAHGIAMGKHDAVLDPYVEYVTDTVENDGIKKALEYYQMIF, encoded by the coding sequence ATGGCAGCGTTGTTTTTTGACATCGATGGAACTTTGATCAGTGAGCTTGACGGAAAGATTCCTGAGAGCGCGAAGGAAGCGATGCGAAGCGCCAGGGCAAATGGACATAAGCTATTTATCAATACAGGACGGACCTTTTGCAGTCTGCCTCCGGCCATCAAAGCCTTTGGTTTTGATGGCTTCTTGTGCGGCTGCGGGACTTATCTTGTTTATGAGGATCAGGTACTGTTGGAACATCCGATCCCCTTTGAGCGGGGAAAAGAGTTGATCGACGCTATGGAAAGCTGCAGCGTGGAAGGGTTTCTGGAAGGGACAGAAGATATTTATTTTTCCAGCCGGATTTATCGGTTTGAGCAGTTGGAAAGTTCCAGAAGATATATGGCGGGTTTGGGCCTTGGCAGGGAGAGCTGGATTGAAAAAAAAGATTTTCAGTACGATAAGATATTGGCATATATGGATGAGAAAAGTGAAAAGGAACGCTTTTTCCAAATGATCAGTGAAGATATGGAACCGATAGACAGAGGCGGGGGAATGTATGAATGTATTCAGAAAAAATTTTCTAAAGCCACAGCGATCCAGTTTATGAAGGATTATCTGGGACTGGATGAAGAATGCATCTATGTGGTGGGAGACAGTTCCAATGATCTGTCCATGTTTCGGTATGCCGCTCATGGGATTGCGATGGGGAAACACGATGCTGTCCTGGATCCTTATGTGGAGTATGTGACAGATACGGTGGAGAATGACGGAATTAAAAAAGCATTGGAATATTATCAGATGATTTTTTGA
- a CDS encoding J domain-containing protein has protein sequence MTRKRDYYDVLGVGRDADPGAIKKAYRKLAKKYHPDTNAGDSEAEKKFKEVTEAYNVLSDKEKKKLYDQFGHAAFDGSQGQWNGQGRWSGQSGYAGSRGNGGYREYHFEGGNMDDLFKDIFGDAFHDSQFDGFGGQGFHRGSFSGGFGGRSYQQRGADLHADISVSFDEAAFGCEKVIHLENSADGSVQSLQVKIPAGIESGKTVRLRGKGQPGAGGGQAGDLLLKVTVGERPGFQRKGMDLYTTVRVPFATAALGGEATVQTIYGNVLCKIKEGTQSGSKIRLRGKGIVSMKDPSVHGDQYVTVEVQVPRNLSPEARQKLQEFEQLCGRGGNSRGTASAA, from the coding sequence ATGACACGGAAAAGAGATTATTACGATGTCCTGGGAGTCGGCAGGGATGCGGATCCGGGAGCAATTAAGAAAGCATATAGAAAATTAGCGAAGAAATACCATCCAGACACAAACGCGGGTGACAGTGAAGCGGAGAAAAAGTTTAAAGAAGTCACAGAAGCTTACAATGTGCTGAGTGATAAAGAAAAGAAAAAACTATATGATCAGTTCGGCCATGCGGCCTTTGATGGAAGTCAGGGACAGTGGAACGGTCAGGGACGATGGAGCGGTCAGAGCGGATATGCGGGCAGCCGCGGAAATGGCGGTTATCGGGAGTATCATTTTGAAGGCGGCAATATGGACGATCTGTTTAAAGATATTTTTGGCGATGCCTTTCATGATTCCCAATTCGATGGTTTTGGCGGCCAGGGATTCCATAGAGGATCTTTCTCCGGAGGCTTTGGAGGGAGAAGCTATCAGCAGAGGGGAGCAGATCTTCATGCGGATATCTCGGTCAGCTTTGATGAAGCCGCATTTGGGTGCGAGAAAGTAATCCATCTGGAAAACAGCGCTGATGGGAGTGTTCAGTCTTTACAGGTCAAGATCCCGGCAGGGATTGAGAGCGGCAAGACCGTCCGTTTGAGAGGGAAAGGTCAGCCAGGCGCGGGAGGCGGCCAGGCAGGAGATCTGCTGTTGAAAGTGACGGTGGGAGAGCGGCCCGGATTTCAGAGAAAGGGCATGGATCTGTATACTACGGTGCGGGTTCCATTTGCTACGGCGGCCCTTGGCGGGGAAGCCACAGTACAGACCATCTATGGAAACGTGCTGTGCAAGATCAAAGAAGGGACTCAGTCGGGAAGCAAGATCCGGCTGCGGGGAAAAGGAATCGTTTCCATGAAGGATCCGTCCGTACATGGGGATCAATATGTGACGGTGGAGGTTCAGGTACCCAGGAACCTGTCTCCAGAAGCAAGGCAGAAGCTCCAGGAATTTGAACAGCTCTGCGGAAGAGGAGGAAACTCCAGGGGAACTGCCAGCGCGGCATAA
- a CDS encoding DUF4145 domain-containing protein: MTNFDFLKKEPQFDTFSNVAVSAEKILNIDVEASVINCRRAMEFAIKWMYSVDKSLERPYQDKLVSLMNTEDFRDIVGIDIWRRLDFIRKVGNSAAHNGKKISMDKAKLCLENLYIFLDFVAYCYGEHYVPGEFHKEYLEQPQKASFMTIPQISEIDLQALINENKSLKAELTARREEQQQTYVTKPLDLTEYETRKIYIDTMLTDAGWIEGENWINEVEISGMPNKSEVGKVDYVLYDDSLKPLAIVEAKRICEDPAKGRQQAKLYADLMEQKYGRRPVIFLTNGFETRIDDGKYPERKTAAIYSKRDLEKWFNLQAMRTSLEHISVNKNIAGRYYQEGAVKAVCDSFGKKNRRKALLVMATGSGKTRTVIALCEVLLHCGWVKNILFLADRNSLVTQAKRSFVNLLPDLSVTNLCEEKDNYQAHCVFSTYQTMINCIDSVADTEGKLFTCGHFDLVICDEAHRSIYNKYKDIFTYFDAPLVGLTATPKDEIDKNTYNVFELENGVPTYGYDLAQAVKDGYLVDFLSVETTLKFVEQGIVYDELSEEDKAEYEETFQNEEGELPEKISSSALNSWIFNEDTIKKALNTLMEQGLRINYGEMLGKTIIFAKNHDHAEKILEVFGKEYPNLPGYAKVIDNYMTYAQSAIDEFSDPQKLPQIAISVDMLDTGIDVPEVLNLVFFKKVMSKAKFWQMIGRGTRLCPGLLDGEDKTKFYIFDFCGNFEFFRMNKGKATANQLALQGAIFNLEFQMAFKLQDLQYQTDRLIAYRNALVEKLSGKVRRLNRKNFAVRQHLKYVELYAKEENYQTLNYEDTLLVQEELAPLIQPDGDEASAVRFDALLYGLELAYLAGKKYGKARNDLYRKVKAIASVANIPEIMVQGELIEKILHTDYLDNAGIDEFEHIRKNLRGLMKYIPKTEHRYDTNFEDDILSMEWKESELDNDELKNYKAKAEYYVRQHQDHIVIAKLKKNKPLSQSDVEALEEILWSELGTKEEYEAEYGQKPLGEFVREIVGLDMNAAKEAFSEYLEKTNLDSRQIYFVNQIVEYIVHNGIMKDLSVLQGAPFTDHGSIAEIFTDISVWNGIRKVIDRINANAAA; encoded by the coding sequence ATGACCAACTTTGATTTTTTAAAAAAAGAGCCGCAGTTTGACACATTTTCTAATGTGGCAGTTTCGGCGGAAAAAATTTTAAATATTGACGTTGAAGCCAGTGTCATTAACTGTCGCCGGGCTATGGAATTTGCGATCAAATGGATGTATTCCGTGGATAAATCGCTGGAAAGACCGTATCAGGACAAGCTGGTCAGCCTTATGAATACAGAAGACTTCCGAGATATCGTGGGGATTGATATCTGGCGGCGTTTGGATTTTATACGGAAAGTTGGAAACAGCGCGGCACATAATGGTAAGAAAATTTCTATGGATAAGGCGAAACTATGCCTGGAGAATCTCTATATCTTTCTGGACTTTGTCGCGTATTGCTATGGGGAACATTATGTGCCAGGGGAATTTCATAAGGAATATCTGGAGCAGCCGCAGAAGGCCTCTTTCATGACAATACCGCAGATATCGGAGATTGATCTGCAAGCTTTGATTAATGAGAATAAATCTTTGAAAGCAGAATTGACTGCAAGGCGGGAAGAACAACAGCAGACTTATGTAACAAAACCTTTAGATTTGACAGAATACGAAACCAGAAAAATCTATATAGATACTATGCTTACGGATGCGGGATGGATAGAAGGGGAGAATTGGATCAATGAAGTAGAGATTTCTGGTATGCCGAATAAGTCGGAAGTTGGGAAAGTGGACTATGTACTATATGACGATTCTCTGAAGCCGCTTGCGATCGTGGAGGCAAAACGAATCTGTGAAGATCCGGCAAAAGGACGCCAGCAGGCTAAATTATATGCGGATCTAATGGAACAGAAGTATGGGCGCAGACCAGTAATCTTCCTTACCAATGGATTTGAAACCAGGATTGATGACGGAAAATATCCAGAGAGAAAGACGGCTGCCATTTATTCAAAGAGGGATTTGGAAAAATGGTTTAATCTTCAGGCTATGCGAACAAGCCTGGAGCATATTTCTGTGAATAAAAATATTGCCGGAAGATACTATCAGGAAGGGGCTGTTAAGGCAGTATGCGACAGCTTTGGAAAGAAGAATCGGAGAAAAGCACTGTTGGTCATGGCCACGGGTTCTGGGAAAACCAGGACAGTTATTGCCCTCTGTGAAGTTTTGCTGCATTGCGGCTGGGTGAAAAATATTCTGTTTTTGGCAGATCGTAATTCCCTTGTGACACAGGCAAAGAGAAGTTTTGTGAATTTGCTGCCGGATTTATCTGTGACAAATCTTTGCGAAGAAAAGGATAATTATCAGGCCCACTGCGTATTTTCCACCTATCAAACGATGATCAACTGCATTGATTCTGTAGCAGATACGGAAGGGAAGCTATTTACCTGTGGACATTTTGATCTCGTGATCTGCGATGAGGCCCACCGGTCTATTTATAACAAATACAAGGATATTTTTACATATTTTGACGCACCCTTGGTTGGTCTTACAGCAACGCCTAAAGATGAAATTGATAAAAATACTTACAACGTGTTTGAATTGGAAAATGGAGTGCCTACCTATGGATATGATCTGGCGCAGGCCGTCAAAGACGGGTACCTGGTAGATTTTCTTTCCGTAGAGACAACTCTGAAGTTCGTGGAACAGGGGATCGTTTATGATGAGCTTTCAGAGGAAGATAAGGCGGAATATGAAGAAACCTTCCAGAATGAGGAAGGTGAACTTCCAGAGAAAATCAGTTCATCGGCGTTGAATTCTTGGATTTTTAACGAAGATACGATAAAGAAGGCTTTAAATACACTGATGGAGCAGGGGCTTAGGATTAATTATGGGGAGATGTTGGGAAAGACCATTATTTTTGCAAAAAATCACGATCATGCGGAAAAAATATTGGAGGTGTTTGGCAAAGAGTACCCGAATCTTCCCGGATATGCCAAGGTTATTGATAATTACATGACCTATGCCCAGAGTGCGATCGATGAGTTTTCAGATCCCCAAAAACTGCCCCAGATTGCGATTTCCGTAGACATGCTGGATACCGGAATTGATGTGCCGGAGGTTCTAAACCTGGTATTTTTTAAGAAAGTCATGAGTAAAGCGAAATTTTGGCAGATGATCGGAAGAGGAACCAGGCTTTGTCCGGGACTGCTGGATGGAGAGGATAAAACCAAGTTTTATATTTTTGATTTTTGTGGGAATTTTGAATTCTTTCGAATGAATAAAGGAAAAGCGACTGCAAACCAACTGGCTCTTCAGGGAGCGATTTTTAATTTGGAATTTCAGATGGCCTTTAAACTTCAGGACCTTCAATATCAAACGGACCGGCTGATTGCTTATCGCAATGCGCTGGTAGAAAAGTTGAGCGGTAAGGTAAGGCGCCTGAACCGAAAGAATTTTGCGGTGCGACAGCATTTGAAGTATGTAGAGTTGTATGCCAAAGAGGAAAACTACCAAACTTTGAATTATGAGGACACTTTACTTGTTCAGGAGGAACTGGCGCCCTTGATCCAGCCGGATGGGGACGAGGCAAGTGCGGTTCGTTTTGATGCGTTGCTCTATGGTTTGGAACTTGCTTATCTTGCGGGGAAAAAGTATGGGAAAGCAAGAAACGATCTATATAGGAAGGTAAAAGCGATTGCGAGTGTGGCAAACATTCCAGAGATTATGGTGCAGGGGGAGTTGATTGAGAAGATCCTTCATACAGATTATTTGGACAATGCAGGGATCGATGAGTTTGAGCATATACGAAAGAACCTGCGCGGTTTGATGAAATATATTCCGAAAACCGAGCATCGTTATGATACAAATTTTGAAGATGATATTCTGTCTATGGAATGGAAAGAATCAGAGTTGGATAATGACGAGTTAAAAAACTATAAAGCGAAAGCGGAATATTATGTAAGACAACATCAAGACCATATCGTTATCGCAAAATTGAAAAAGAATAAGCCTTTATCACAAAGCGATGTCGAAGCGCTGGAGGAGATTTTGTGGAGTGAATTAGGGACAAAAGAAGAGTACGAAGCAGAATATGGACAGAAGCCGCTGGGAGAATTTGTGCGCGAGATTGTGGGGTTAGATATGAATGCGGCAAAAGAAGCCTTTTCCGAATACTTGGAGAAGACGAATCTTGACAGCAGACAGATTTATTTCGTAAATCAAATTGTAGAGTATATTGTTCATAATGGAATCATGAAAGACTTATCTGTTCTGCAGGGGGCGCCCTTTACAGATCATGGAAGTATTGCGGAAATATTTACGGATATAAGTGTGTGGAACGGGATCCGAAAGGTGATCGATAGAATTAATGCGAATGCGGCGGCTTGA
- a CDS encoding restriction endonuclease subunit S, with product MEYVFLKDVCSINMGQSPNSSTYNDVGEGMPFFQGNADFGEKYPVARKWCSKPLKVAQKEDILISVRAPIGAMNYAGEDCCIGRGLAALTPCKEKVLPEYIFWLLKAKNGELNNKGTGSTFKAIGRKELEEVLVPHICIDDQRKCTTIFEKICVVNRTKKYQLQRLDDLIKARFVDMFGDFKENPGKWPVRKFTEFAEIDGNMTTDYEKYADYVHIGIDSIEKCTGELKGYRTVREDGVISGKYIFTPQHIIYSKIRPNLNKVALPSFDGLCSADAYPILPNAKNCNRVFLAVTMRSNYFLDYILQFSSRTNLPKVNRKEIEGFRMPLPPLALQNQFADFVARVDKSKLMNFYTQYNYMVK from the coding sequence ATGGAATATGTTTTTCTAAAGGATGTCTGCTCGATTAATATGGGGCAGTCACCAAATTCAAGTACTTATAACGATGTTGGTGAGGGAATGCCTTTTTTTCAAGGAAATGCTGATTTTGGAGAGAAATATCCTGTGGCAAGAAAATGGTGTTCTAAACCGTTAAAGGTGGCTCAAAAAGAAGATATTCTTATTTCTGTCAGGGCACCAATTGGTGCGATGAATTATGCAGGAGAAGATTGTTGTATAGGACGTGGTCTAGCGGCATTAACACCCTGCAAAGAAAAGGTTCTACCAGAATACATATTTTGGCTACTAAAGGCAAAAAATGGAGAACTAAATAATAAGGGTACAGGCAGTACTTTCAAGGCGATAGGACGAAAAGAGCTAGAAGAAGTGCTGGTCCCTCATATTTGTATTGATGACCAGCGCAAATGTACAACAATTTTTGAAAAAATATGCGTTGTGAACCGGACAAAAAAATATCAACTTCAAAGATTAGACGACTTAATCAAAGCCCGATTTGTCGACATGTTTGGGGATTTTAAAGAGAATCCAGGGAAGTGGCCAGTTCGGAAATTTACTGAATTTGCTGAAATCGATGGAAATATGACTACCGATTATGAAAAATACGCAGACTACGTTCATATTGGTATTGATAGTATCGAGAAATGTACAGGAGAATTAAAGGGGTATCGGACAGTGCGAGAAGATGGTGTGATTAGCGGAAAGTATATTTTTACACCTCAACACATTATATACAGTAAAATTCGTCCTAATTTAAACAAAGTAGCGTTGCCATCTTTTGATGGGCTGTGTTCGGCAGATGCGTATCCCATACTACCTAATGCGAAAAATTGCAATCGTGTATTTCTTGCGGTTACCATGCGTTCTAACTACTTTTTGGATTACATTTTACAATTTAGTTCTCGTACAAATTTGCCGAAGGTTAATAGAAAAGAGATTGAGGGGTTTCGAATGCCCTTACCGCCATTAGCACTTCAAAACCAGTTTGCAGATTTCGTCGCCCGAGTCGACAAATCGAAACTTATGAATTTTTATACACAGTATAATTATATGGTGAAATAA
- a CDS encoding helix-turn-helix transcriptional regulator, whose protein sequence is MDQGKVGEFIAQLRKEKGLTQAQLGERLGVTNKTVSRWETGVSQTKGY, encoded by the coding sequence ATGGATCAGGGAAAAGTGGGGGAGTTTATTGCGCAGCTGCGAAAAGAAAAAGGACTTACACAGGCACAGCTTGGAGAACGGCTGGGAGTGACTAATAAGACAGTTTCACGCTGGGAAACCGGAGTTTCCCAAACAAAAGGATATTAA
- a CDS encoding tyrosine-type recombinase/integrase: protein MEEKLVSILNEMAEYLSIAQMKKLQEVLLKNLVENEIQKENITNEEYLKIFLEAKKIEGCSERTLKYYQTTIEHLLLHTATPIRRITTEELRKYLVDYQKINHCGNVTIDNIRRNISSFFSWLEEEDFILKSPMRRIHKIKTKTVVKEIISDENIEKIRDGCKVLRDRAMIDLLYSTGIRVGELVSLNIDNVDFEQRECVVFGKGDKERRVYFDAKAKIHLKEYIESRMDNNPALFVTLDAPHDRLKISGVEIRLRELGRSLNLNKIHPHKFRRTMATRAIDKGMPIEQVQKILGHSQIDTTMQYAIVNQNNVKTSHQKYIA from the coding sequence ATGGAAGAAAAACTGGTCAGTATTTTAAACGAAATGGCAGAGTATCTCAGCATCGCCCAGATGAAAAAGCTACAGGAGGTATTGTTAAAAAATCTTGTAGAAAATGAGATTCAAAAAGAGAATATTACAAATGAAGAATATCTGAAAATCTTCCTGGAGGCGAAAAAGATTGAAGGCTGTTCCGAGCGTACACTAAAATATTATCAGACTACTATAGAACATTTGCTTTTACATACAGCAACACCAATACGAAGAATTACGACGGAAGAGTTGCGAAAATATCTTGTAGATTACCAAAAAATAAATCATTGCGGTAATGTTACGATTGATAATATTCGAAGAAATATATCCAGCTTTTTTTCATGGCTTGAGGAAGAGGATTTTATATTAAAAAGTCCCATGAGAAGAATCCATAAGATAAAGACAAAAACCGTCGTAAAGGAAATAATCTCTGATGAAAATATTGAAAAAATAAGAGACGGCTGCAAGGTTTTAAGAGACCGCGCTATGATCGACCTTCTTTATTCTACAGGTATTCGAGTAGGGGAATTGGTGAGCTTAAATATCGATAATGTAGATTTCGAACAACGGGAGTGCGTTGTGTTTGGGAAAGGGGATAAGGAAAGGCGAGTTTACTTTGATGCAAAAGCTAAAATACACTTAAAGGAATATATAGAAAGCCGTATGGATAATAATCCGGCGCTGTTTGTTACATTAGATGCGCCGCATGATCGCCTTAAGATCAGTGGGGTGGAAATTCGGCTAAGAGAACTTGGACGATCACTGAACTTGAATAAGATACATCCCCATAAATTTCGCAGAACGATGGCAACGAGGGCAATTGATAAAGGGATGCCAATTGAACAGGTACAGAAGATATTAGGACATTCTCAGATAGATACAACCATGCAGTATGCCATTGTGAATCAAAATAATGTGAAGACATCTCATCAAAAATATATTGCATAG
- a CDS encoding LytTR family transcriptional regulator: MKIRVEIQDNLTEEEVVIRAGSFSETVQRIQKAVAAIEAGEKKLALFKGDTEYYLGLDEILFFETEEGSVYAHTRKETYQTGKRLYELEESLPGYFMRVSKSAILNLRKIYAVTKTLPSSCMVEFQGSHKQVYVSRYYYKPLRERLGEKR, encoded by the coding sequence ATGAAGATACGAGTAGAGATCCAGGATAATTTAACAGAAGAAGAGGTAGTCATCCGAGCCGGAAGTTTTAGCGAGACTGTTCAGCGAATCCAGAAGGCAGTAGCCGCTATAGAGGCAGGGGAGAAGAAACTGGCGCTTTTTAAAGGGGATACTGAGTATTATCTGGGGTTGGACGAGATTCTTTTCTTTGAAACAGAAGAAGGGAGTGTGTATGCTCACACCAGGAAAGAGACCTATCAGACCGGGAAGCGCCTTTATGAACTGGAAGAATCTCTTCCGGGATATTTTATGCGAGTGTCCAAATCCGCGATTTTGAATCTGCGGAAAATCTACGCAGTGACCAAAACACTGCCTTCATCCTGTATGGTAGAGTTCCAAGGTTCCCACAAACAAGTGTATGTGTCTAGATATTACTATAAGCCTTTAAGAGAAAGACTGGGAGAAAAGAGGTAG